The following coding sequences are from one Acidobacteriota bacterium window:
- a CDS encoding O-antigen ligase family protein has protein sequence MAARRHRFAALSVYAGKVGGGIMRGMGWAVLLIVAWGTLAFGAVYEWAYRPLMVACVVVGVWGLLRRVPSVRRGVCGAVLAGLLVTAAAIGVQLMPLERATLQQVSPGTDAFLRQYDVAYAQEVLAGGKALGLQQPIQHPISINPARTWTGLALLGAFGIFLLGLARGLDGFDVRTIVPGLTALGVVLSLVGIIQKALWNGKVYGFWEPINHGAGPFGPFINRNHFAGWMLLAIPVAIGYFSAQIAKGMQGVRRDWRSRIVWFSTNQANRTVLVGFAVLVMGMALVMTFSRSGVSCLLLALAISAANVWRHQATRAKKRWLSGYLLFVFVLAVSWAGIDALAERFSHVNWQMGGRAPAWDDAWRIHQMFPWLGAGFNTYGTATLLYQRNDLLAHYIEAHNDYLQILVEGGWLVAVPVVLTVLLFAREVWKRFREGEDDQTGYWIRLGAVTGIVAMAFQEVVEFSLQMPGNAALFCVLGAIAIRKTSAHRARE, from the coding sequence ATGGCCGCGCGGCGACATCGCTTCGCGGCCCTTTCTGTGTACGCAGGTAAGGTCGGGGGCGGTATCATGCGCGGGATGGGGTGGGCAGTTCTGTTGATCGTCGCGTGGGGGACGCTGGCCTTTGGGGCGGTGTACGAATGGGCGTACAGGCCGTTGATGGTGGCGTGCGTCGTAGTCGGTGTGTGGGGGCTCCTGCGGCGAGTTCCGTCGGTGAGGAGAGGCGTTTGCGGCGCGGTGTTGGCGGGACTCCTCGTGACGGCGGCGGCGATTGGCGTCCAGCTGATGCCGCTCGAACGGGCGACGCTGCAGCAGGTCAGCCCAGGGACGGATGCGTTCTTGCGGCAGTACGATGTGGCGTACGCGCAGGAAGTGTTGGCGGGCGGAAAAGCCCTCGGGCTCCAACAACCCATACAACACCCCATCTCCATCAACCCGGCCAGGACCTGGACGGGATTGGCGCTGCTGGGCGCCTTCGGGATCTTCCTGCTGGGGCTGGCGAGAGGACTCGATGGGTTCGATGTGCGCACCATCGTCCCTGGCCTGACGGCCTTGGGCGTCGTCCTATCCCTCGTCGGCATCATCCAGAAGGCGCTCTGGAATGGCAAGGTGTACGGGTTCTGGGAGCCCATCAACCACGGGGCTGGTCCATTCGGTCCCTTCATCAATCGCAATCACTTCGCTGGGTGGATGCTGCTCGCCATCCCGGTGGCGATTGGGTACTTCTCGGCGCAGATCGCGAAGGGGATGCAAGGGGTCCGGCGCGACTGGCGCAGCCGAATCGTGTGGTTCTCGACCAACCAGGCCAACCGGACAGTGCTGGTCGGATTCGCCGTTCTCGTGATGGGCATGGCGCTGGTGATGACCTTCTCGCGATCGGGCGTGTCGTGCCTCCTCCTGGCGCTCGCCATCTCGGCGGCGAACGTGTGGCGGCACCAGGCGACGAGGGCGAAGAAGCGATGGCTCAGCGGCTATCTGCTGTTCGTGTTCGTGCTCGCGGTGAGCTGGGCCGGGATTGACGCCCTTGCCGAGCGGTTCTCGCATGTGAACTGGCAGATGGGCGGGCGCGCGCCTGCGTGGGATGACGCCTGGCGCATCCACCAGATGTTCCCGTGGCTCGGTGCGGGGTTCAACACCTACGGCACGGCCACGTTGCTCTACCAGCGGAACGACCTTTTGGCCCACTACATCGAGGCCCACAACGACTACTTGCAGATCCTCGTCGAAGGGGGCTGGCTTGTCGCCGTGCCAGTCGTGTTGACGGTCCTTCTCTTCGCTCGCGAGGTGTGGAAGCGCTTTAGGGAAGGCGAAGACGACCAGACGGGCTACTGGATTCGCCTGGGCGCCGTCACGGGAATCGTGGCCATGGCCTTCCAGGAGGTGGTGGAGTTCTCGCTGCAGATGCCTGGAAACGCGGCGCTTTTCTGCGTGCTTGGCGCCATCGCCATTCGCAAGACCTCGGCGCACCGGGCGCGCGAGTGA